DNA from Methanomassiliicoccus luminyensis B10:
GGGGCTCGGAGCAAATCTGGACAATGGAACGAAGGCAGTGCTGCCGGTCCATCTTTTCGGGCGGCCTGCCAAGATCGATGAGATCCGCGACAGGGTAGGCAACGATGCAAGGATTATCGAGGATGCCGCTCAAGCCCACGGCGCCGAGCTCCACGGCCGGAAGGTCGGCTCTCTCGGCGATGCCGGATGCTTCTCCTTCTACCCGACCAAGAACATGACGGTGGGCGGGGACGGCGGCATGGTCACGACCAACGACAAACGTGTCGCTGACGATATTCGAAAGTTCCGTGATTGCGGACGAGTATCTCGGTACGAGCATGACGTGTTCGGCTTCACTTCCAGATTGAACACGGCCAACGCCGCTTTCGGCAGAGTGCAGCTGAAGCATCTGGACGAGTGGAACGAAAGGCGCAGGGAGATAGCCCGACGTTATCTCTCAAAGTTGAATGATGTCGAGCAGATAACCCTGGCCCCCATGGACGGCAAGGATTCAAGATCGGTATACCATCTGTTCACCATACTTTGCCAGGACCGCAATGACCTGGCCAAGCATCTGGATGCTGAGGGGATAGATAACGCGATACACTACCCGATACCGATCCACATGCAGCCGATATACCGTGAGACATACGGTCCCAAGCAGGGCAAGTATCCGATAGCCGAGGACCTGGCGAATCGGATGCTATCGATCCCCATGTTCCCCGGGCTGACCGATGAGCAGGTGGACACGGTGAGCTCTTGCATCATCGATCACTATGGGGGCAACTAAAAGGCCTGGACCAAACATTATAGCTCGCCAATTGCCATGATTGAAATCAAGAGAGCAATTGGCGAGAAACAACATTTGGCCGAGGCAGTATTACAGGGATATCGAATGGTCGGGCCATAATTGAGAGAGGTTCAAGCCGATTCGCCCCGAAAGGAGGACTGTTCGGGAAAGATGGGGCCGGCGGTCAACGACGGAGCTGGGAACTGTGCTGAGCCGCTCATCTCACTGGCCAGGCATCATTGGATTAATGCACGCATTTATTTTATATAGTCAATAGGCATTAGTCGGATTCAGCTTGGATTATAGGATTATCTCCTGGCGATGGGGAAGGGATGTCGATACCAGCGATGGACATGATCGCCGGCGATTCCGGCCTGACCGATGGAAGTAGCCGTTTCGAAGATCGGTTTTTTACTGGCACAGACTTGAGGTCCGTTCCAGAGATCGTGGCGGTCATACCTGCATACAATGAAGAGGTCGCCATAGGCAGCGTCGTCCTCGGAGCTCTGCAGTATGCCGACCATGTCATCGTGGTCGACGACGGCTCTAAGGATGGCACGGCCAAGCTGGCGGAGCTCGCCGGCGCCCAGGTAATCCGAATACAGAGGAACGGAGGCAAAGCTAAGGCCTTGCTTACCGGCTTGAAGGCGGCTAAGAGAATAGGATGCCATGCGGCGGTCGCCCTGGACGGCGACGGGCAACACCGTTCCGAGGACATCTCCGGTGTGGTCGTTCCCATATTGAACGGTGACGCCGACATGGTGATAGGCTCCCGCTTCATGGGCAAGGAGAAGAACATCCCCCGCTACCGCATCTTCGGCCAGAAGGTCATCAATTCCCTTTCGAACGCGGGCTCCAAGGTCAGCGTGACCGACTCGCAGTCCGGCCTCCGGGCCTTGGGCCCTCGAGCATTGGATAACCTTGACTTCATGTCCGACGGCTACAACGTGGAGTCGGACATGATAATCCATTTCGCTGACAAAGGCCTCACCATAAAGGAAGTGCCGATCGAGGTGAACTATGACGTGCCCAACGGGCACAAGAAGGGCGCCCTGTCCATGGGGATGAGTCTGCTCTCCAACATGGTCTCGGTCATCGGCTACAAGCGGCCATTGTTGATGTTCGGGATTCCCGGCGTCGTTCTGGCGATGGCTGGTCTAGCGCTCGGCCTGCTGACCATGGCGGACGTTCTCCTTACTGGCTATTTAATGCAAACGCTCCTCTCTGTCGGGTTGATCCTAGTCGGCGCGTTCTGTGGCGTGTCGGCATTGACTCTGAACTCGCTCACGCTGCTCATGAAGAGCAAGCTGTGAGCAGGATGCTTCACGCGCCATTGCACCCCATCAGAACGGCGGGAAGAATGTGATTATCAGTGATACCAGTAGCTAACGTGGCTCCTCTGCGGGGTCAGAAAGAATAAATATTCAAACTTCCTGCACTCGATAAAATATTACTCAGTCGTGAGGTGTGGGGTAGACGACGGCCATAGTTGTAGATTGTCGTGAGGATTTGAATCGGACGAACATCTCATTTCAATGTGCTAAATATCAAAAATTCCGGATGGGTTAATCTATGGTTGATTCTTCGAAGATCTTGGTAACTGGGGGATCCGGTTTCATCGGAACGAACCTTGTGAATGAATTGAGATGCCGCGGGCATGAGGTCTTCGCGGTCGACCTTCTCAACAATGAGAGGGACCAATATGCGAGGGCGGATGTACGCTCCATTCGGCAGATCGAAAGGGTGTTAGAGAAGAACAAGTTCGACCTCGTTTACCATCTCGCCGCCGAATACGGCCGCTGGAACGGCGAGGACCACTATGAGAACCTGTGGGAGACCAACGTCATCGGTACCAAGAACATGTTGAGGCTCCAGGAGAGGCTCAAGTTCCGCATGGTCTTCTTTTCGTCCGCTGAGGTCTATGGGGACTACAAGGGACGGATGACCGAGGACGTCATGGAAAAGAACCCCATCTCCGACACTTACCAGATGAACGATTATGCCATAACCAAGTGGGCAGGTGAGCTGATGTGCATGAATTCGGCCAAGATGTTCGGCACGGAGACCGTCAGGGTGCGCCCCGTCAACTGCTACGGTCCCGGGGAGCACTACACCCCCTACCGGGGCTTCATCCCCAAGTTCATCTACCATTCCCTGAACGATAAGCCGTACACGGTATTCCGAGGCCACAAGCGCATCATCGACTTCGTGGAGGATTCCTGCCGCACCTGGGCCAACATAGCGGACAACTTCATTCCCGGCGAGGTGTACAACGTCGCCGGACGCCCTGAATGGGAGAAGGAGATCAAGGAGTACTCTGACATAGTGCTCAAGGCGGTCGGGCGGAGCGACGACATCGTCACGTATCGGGAAGGCGAACCGTTCACCACCGAGATCAAGACGATCGATTGCTCGAAGGCCATCCGGGACCTGAAGCACGACCCCAAGGTCGCTCCGGAGGAAGGCATCAAAAGAACGGTGGAATGGATGAAGTGGTACTATCGGGTGGGGAACTGAATGATCGATCTCTCAAAATTCGATGGCAAGACCATCCTGGTCACCGGCGGGGCCGGCTGCGTGGGAAGCAATCTGGTCAGGAAGCTCTCTGATCTCAGGGCCAAGAAAGTGATCATACTCGACGACATGTCCTCGGCATACCACTGGAACATCCCTCTGGGAAAGAACATCCAGTTCGTGCAGGGCAGTATTCTCGACGACGAGATGCTGCGCAGGGTGTTCAAGGAGCGCCCGGAATACGTGTACCATCTCGCCGCCCACTTTGCCAATCAGAACTCGGTCGACAACCCCGAAAAGGACCTCATGGTCAACGGCATGGGCATCCTCAAGGTCCTGGAACATGCTCACATGGTCGGGGTCGAGCGTTTCGTCTATTCTTCCTCTGGCTGTGGGGTCTACGGTCTTGACTCCAAGATGCCGTTCAAGGAGCACGACATCTCCATCCATCTGCATACCCCCTACCAGGTAACCAAGCTGCTCGGCGAGCTGTACACCAATTATTTCTACGACCTTTACCAACTCCCCATCGTCAATGCCAGGTTCTTCAACGTATTCGGTCCGGGGGAGGTCCCGGGCAAATATCGCAACGTTATCCCCAACTTCATGTACTGGGCCATGAACGGCCAGGCCCTCCCCATCACCGGGGACGGATCGGAGACCCGGGACTGGACCTATGTGGGGGACATCGTCAACGGCCTTCTCGCGATGGGACTGGCCGACAAGGCCATCGGAGAGGCGATAAACCTCGGCTCGGAGAAGGAGCACAGGGTCGCCGACATGGCCCGCATGGTGAACGAGCTGGCCGGCAACAAGGCCGGGATCAAGTTCGTGGAGAGGCGCAATTGGGACGTCAAGACCAGGCTGCTCTCCTGCACCGACAAGGCCCGCCGCATACTCGATTATGATCCCCAGACCTCCTTCGAGGACGGCCTCAAGAGCGTGCACGGCTGGTTCAAAACCAATTGGGACGATATCCAGAAGAGCGCGGAGTTCTGAGGGTCGCCATGCGCCTATTGGTAGTCCAGGAGTCGGACTGGATCGAAAGAGGCCCCCATCAGAGCCACCACCTAATGGAACGGCTGGTCCAGAGGGGCCACGAGGTCCGAGTGATCGACTATCCGATCGGGTGGGAGGAGCATCGCGACGAAGGGCTCATAGCTCATCGAAAGGTATTTCTGGACCAGCATAAGGTCGTTGACGGGGGAGTGACCGTAGTGAGGCCGGGGTT
Protein-coding regions in this window:
- a CDS encoding NAD-dependent epimerase/dehydratase family protein encodes the protein MVDSSKILVTGGSGFIGTNLVNELRCRGHEVFAVDLLNNERDQYARADVRSIRQIERVLEKNKFDLVYHLAAEYGRWNGEDHYENLWETNVIGTKNMLRLQERLKFRMVFFSSAEVYGDYKGRMTEDVMEKNPISDTYQMNDYAITKWAGELMCMNSAKMFGTETVRVRPVNCYGPGEHYTPYRGFIPKFIYHSLNDKPYTVFRGHKRIIDFVEDSCRTWANIADNFIPGEVYNVAGRPEWEKEIKEYSDIVLKAVGRSDDIVTYREGEPFTTEIKTIDCSKAIRDLKHDPKVAPEEGIKRTVEWMKWYYRVGN
- a CDS encoding DegT/DnrJ/EryC1/StrS family aminotransferase translates to MIALDVKKKNVLTTPFSFVATGTSIVHAGGIPDFVDVSAIDYNIDPRGLGANLDNGTKAVLPVHLFGRPAKIDEIRDRVGNDARIIEDAAQAHGAELHGRKVGSLGDAGCFSFYPTKNMTVGGDGGMVTTNDKRVADDIRKFRDCGRVSRYEHDVFGFTSRLNTANAAFGRVQLKHLDEWNERRREIARRYLSKLNDVEQITLAPMDGKDSRSVYHLFTILCQDRNDLAKHLDAEGIDNAIHYPIPIHMQPIYRETYGPKQGKYPIAEDLANRMLSIPMFPGLTDEQVDTVSSCIIDHYGGN
- a CDS encoding glycosyltransferase family 2 protein, with the protein product MRSVPEIVAVIPAYNEEVAIGSVVLGALQYADHVIVVDDGSKDGTAKLAELAGAQVIRIQRNGGKAKALLTGLKAAKRIGCHAAVALDGDGQHRSEDISGVVVPILNGDADMVIGSRFMGKEKNIPRYRIFGQKVINSLSNAGSKVSVTDSQSGLRALGPRALDNLDFMSDGYNVESDMIIHFADKGLTIKEVPIEVNYDVPNGHKKGALSMGMSLLSNMVSVIGYKRPLLMFGIPGVVLAMAGLALGLLTMADVLLTGYLMQTLLSVGLILVGAFCGVSALTLNSLTLLMKSKL
- a CDS encoding NAD-dependent epimerase/dehydratase family protein → MIDLSKFDGKTILVTGGAGCVGSNLVRKLSDLRAKKVIILDDMSSAYHWNIPLGKNIQFVQGSILDDEMLRRVFKERPEYVYHLAAHFANQNSVDNPEKDLMVNGMGILKVLEHAHMVGVERFVYSSSGCGVYGLDSKMPFKEHDISIHLHTPYQVTKLLGELYTNYFYDLYQLPIVNARFFNVFGPGEVPGKYRNVIPNFMYWAMNGQALPITGDGSETRDWTYVGDIVNGLLAMGLADKAIGEAINLGSEKEHRVADMARMVNELAGNKAGIKFVERRNWDVKTRLLSCTDKARRILDYDPQTSFEDGLKSVHGWFKTNWDDIQKSAEF